The genomic stretch CGATGCCCAGCGCATCGTTCTGCCGCCGCACCGGCGGGGCATCGCCATGGTGTTTCAGGACCTGGCGCTGTGGCCAAACCTATCCGTGTTGGAGAACGTCCTGCTCGGACTTGGAGGCACGGAGTGTCCGAAAGCCGAGCGCGCGGTCCGCGCCGCCGACGCCCTGGCGCTTTGTGGAATTCCCGATCTCGCAGACCGCAAGCCCGGAACACTCTCGGGCGGGCAGCAACAGCGCATCGCCCTGGCCAGGTCGCTCGCCGTCCGGCCAGCGTTTCTGTTTCTGGATGAACCGTTTGCCGGATTGGACCCGGTGATCAAGGCGAAGCTCTTGCGCGAGATTGCGGCGCTTGCAGGTGATCACGCGTTCACCATCGTGCTCGTCACCCACGACCCCTTCGAGGCGACCGAGCTCTGCACGATGGGGGTGTTGCTCGAAGGCGGCCGCGCAACCGAGCGAGGCAAACTGGTCGATCTCGTACGCGAGTCGTCGTCGGAGATTCTCAGTAGCTTCCGGCAATGTCTAGGCGGCTGGGCTAGTCCCTGAAAAAGTACTTGCCAACTGCTGAAGCTTGGTCGTGCCGCTGGAAACCCTTGTGGCACAAGGGTAAAAGAGCATCGTGCGTTGCTGCGAATGAGGCGGTGGAGGTGGGTTTCGGATGAGGGATCGTGATGCGGTGGTGTGGAAGGAACAAAGCTTGCGCCTGGCAACGCGGCTGCATCGGGACAATCTTCCCGGAGACTGCTCGCAACCGATGTTGGCGGGCAGCAACGTTCGTTACGAGATATCGGCGCGGATCAAGGCGATGCCGTGTGGTGGGATTGGGCTGATCCATGAGATGGTGCGTGCGATCGGATTGGCCGAGAGCATCGATGAGCGCGTGCACGTTTTCAAGCGACATTTCCCGTACCACGAATCCGATCATGTTCTGAACCTCGCCTACAACGTGCTGTGCGGCGGCACGAGGCTGGAGGACTTGGAGCGCCTGCGTGGCAACGAGGCTTACCTGGACACACTTGGGTGCGAACGTGTTCCGGACCCGACGACGGCAGGTGACTTTCTGCGCCGCTTCGGTGAACATCAGGTCATGGAGTTGATGGCGGCAACGAACGCAGCACGCGTGAAGGTCTGGAAGAAACTTTCCAAGAAGGACAGGGCCCTGGCCCTGATCGATGTGGACGGAACCATCGCTCCGACCACGGGGGAGTGCAAAGAAGGGATGGACATCTCCTACAAGGGGATCTGGGGCTATGCCCCCTTGGTGATCACCTTGGCAAACACCGAGGAGGTGCTTTTC from Candidatus Binatia bacterium encodes the following:
- a CDS encoding ABC transporter ATP-binding protein, producing MKRADLELRGVSKQYNGRLALDDVSLRVEPGDHTAIVGSSGCGKSTLLRMVAGLEAPSSGQVLLGGEVVSDAQRIVLPPHRRGIAMVFQDLALWPNLSVLENVLLGLGGTECPKAERAVRAADALALCGIPDLADRKPGTLSGGQQQRIALARSLAVRPAFLFLDEPFAGLDPVIKAKLLREIAALAGDHAFTIVLVTHDPFEATELCTMGVLLEGGRATERGKLVDLVRESSSEILSSFRQCLGGWASP